TCAACATTGTACTGTCATGTGTCTCTCTGATCACTGCTGCTCTAAACCTTCTGGTCATCATCTCAGTCTCCCACTTCAGGCACAGATTAAATTTTACACCGAAATTGCGATTTAACTTTTAGAAACACAGTAATTCAAtgatgagtgaaatgaaggtaGCACATTCTTGATGTACTTTAGCAAtgtatgtaatgtaatgtatgtTTTATGTGGCTAGACAGAATCATGTCTTTTAAAAGGAAATCTTTTACTAATGGAATTTTCAATAAGGATATACTGAAATGATTATTGTGTAAtatatttgtttctttctctctgcaggCAGCTACACACACCTACCAACATCCTTCTCCTCTCTCTGGCTGTCTCAGACTTTCTTGTGGGTCTCTTGTTGATGCCATTTGAAATCTTTAGGAACATGGATTGCTGGGTACTTGGTGATCTCATGTGTTCTGTTTCTTGGTATCTGACTGGCAACATTGCCTATGCTTCAACAGGGAACATAGTTCTCATATCAGTTGACCGTTATGTAGCTATTTGTCACCCTCTGCATTATTCCACCAGAATTACTATGGCAAGAGTAAAACTCAGCGTTTGTCTGTGTTGGTTTTTTGCAATTTTCTACAGCAGTCTCTATATGAAGGATGTACTGATAAAACCAGGCAGGTATAATTCCTGCTAcggagagtgtgtgtttgtcattAATGATATTGCAGGGATCATTGAcattgttttatctttttttgttcCTGTTACCATCATCATAGTTTTGTATATGAGAATATTTGTGGTGGCTGTGTCTCAGGCTCGTGCCATGCGCTCGCATGTTACAGCTGTCACACTTCAGCGTTCACTGAATCAAACAAGCAAATCCGAGTTGAAAGCAGCCAGGACTCTTGGGGTTCTTGTAGTTGTGTTTCTCGTATGCTACTGTCCATTCTACTGCTTTGCTTTTGGTGTAGAAGACATGGCCAATAATCCATCTACATTTTTTGTGGTCTTTATCTTATACTTTAATTCTTGTCTAAACCCTTTGATCTTTGCCCTGTTTTACCCCTGGTTTAGAAACGCTGTTAAACTTATCATCACGCTGCAGATTTTCAAACATGAAACAAGTGAAGCCAACATACTGTTATAAGACTAATTAGACAAAAATCTGCTCCAATAATATTTTAAACCTGTAACTTCATACAACTATTAGTCTAGAAATGTAAAATTGATTTCTACTGTATCGTGATGCATGCAGTTAAACTAATCTGAACATCCAGTTTATCCAAAATGTTTATCCAATTTATTGGATTAACAATAAATTCAGTGTAACCAGTGTTCACACATttctgtttaataaaatcaaaccaca
This is a stretch of genomic DNA from Pelmatolapia mariae isolate MD_Pm_ZW linkage group LG16_19, Pm_UMD_F_2, whole genome shotgun sequence. It encodes these proteins:
- the LOC134644540 gene encoding trace amine-associated receptor 13c-like codes for the protein MEILKGAELCFPKLLNTSCRKPTLHWSKAVLLNIVLSCVSLITAALNLLVIISVSHFRQLHTPTNILLLSLAVSDFLVGLLLMPFEIFRNMDCWVLGDLMCSVSWYLTGNIAYASTGNIVLISVDRYVAICHPLHYSTRITMARVKLSVCLCWFFAIFYSSLYMKDVLIKPGRYNSCYGECVFVINDIAGIIDIVLSFFVPVTIIIVLYMRIFVVAVSQARAMRSHVTAVTLQRSLNQTSKSELKAARTLGVLVVVFLVCYCPFYCFAFGVEDMANNPSTFFVVFILYFNSCLNPLIFALFYPWFRNAVKLIITLQIFKHETSEANILL